A region from the Bacillus sp. Marseille-P3661 genome encodes:
- a CDS encoding aromatic ring-hydroxylating oxygenase subunit alpha, producing the protein MFKKTLDEKAFQKLKEKMDQGLFPQWVVTDPTLFEVEKESIFGKTWQFIGHESEIGEDVGSYVTRWMVHDPVLLVRTADNDIKAYLNSCTHRGTQLCTADRGKKKTFTCPYHGWSFNTNGELIGIVAGNKVYGEEMCKAEWNLREIPRCESYQGMIFGNLDPNAESLEDYLGEMKWYLDMMMGRSDGGMEVIGLPQRWVAKANWKATAENFAADPYHVQTTHRSTVEMGISPEDPLYAGYGHQVVCKNAHGINVITSKTGKGRVPYQGMPESMIPMFKKNLTAEQDDIMSRVSVFVGGVYPNLSFVSPLHGTEGHLHNYLNFRVWRPLGPEEVEVWCWFMIDKAAPEEYKKAAYKGYLGSFGPTGTLEQDDTETWARIVEVSKGLMMRDKELNYNSVANYLMGFGRVEQDTSFPGPGTAYPTTYLDAIARAMHERWFELITHDQFVKEESK; encoded by the coding sequence ATGTTTAAAAAAACATTAGATGAAAAGGCTTTCCAAAAGTTAAAGGAAAAAATGGATCAGGGTTTATTCCCACAATGGGTAGTAACAGACCCTACACTTTTTGAGGTTGAAAAAGAAAGTATTTTCGGAAAGACATGGCAATTCATAGGTCATGAATCCGAAATTGGCGAAGATGTTGGAAGTTACGTGACAAGATGGATGGTCCATGATCCAGTTTTACTTGTAAGAACAGCGGACAACGACATAAAAGCATATCTAAATTCATGTACACATCGTGGGACCCAATTATGCACAGCTGACCGCGGTAAAAAGAAAACGTTTACATGTCCATATCATGGATGGAGCTTTAATACAAATGGTGAACTGATTGGTATAGTTGCTGGCAATAAGGTTTATGGCGAAGAGATGTGTAAAGCCGAATGGAATCTTCGTGAAATACCAAGATGCGAAAGTTACCAAGGAATGATTTTTGGGAATTTAGACCCTAATGCTGAATCTCTTGAAGATTATCTAGGAGAAATGAAATGGTATCTAGATATGATGATGGGAAGAAGCGATGGTGGCATGGAAGTAATAGGCCTACCACAAAGATGGGTAGCAAAAGCGAACTGGAAGGCAACAGCTGAAAACTTTGCAGCTGATCCATATCATGTTCAAACAACACATCGATCAACCGTTGAAATGGGCATAAGCCCTGAGGATCCACTTTATGCAGGATATGGACACCAGGTAGTATGTAAAAATGCACATGGAATTAATGTTATCACTTCTAAAACAGGAAAAGGTAGAGTTCCATATCAAGGAATGCCAGAATCAATGATTCCTATGTTTAAGAAAAACCTAACAGCAGAACAAGATGATATTATGTCAAGGGTATCCGTATTTGTAGGGGGGGTTTATCCGAATCTTTCATTTGTAAGTCCATTGCATGGTACCGAAGGTCATTTGCATAACTACTTGAACTTCCGCGTATGGAGACCATTAGGACCTGAAGAGGTTGAAGTTTGGTGTTGGTTTATGATCGATAAAGCGGCTCCGGAAGAATATAAAAAAGCTGCTTATAAGGGCTATCTTGGTTCATTTGGTCCGACAGGTACATTAGAGCAGGATGATACAGAGACATGGGCAAGGATTGTAGAGGTAAGTAAAGGGTTAATGATGAGGGATAAGGAACTTAACTATAACAGTGTTGCCAATTACTTAATGGGATTTGGACGTGTTGAGCAAGATACCTCATTCCCAGGTCCCGGAACAGCGTATCCTACTACCTATCTTGATGCAATTGCAAGAGCAATGCACGAGAGATGGTTTGAATTAATAACACATGATCAATTTGTGAAGGAGGAGAGTAAATAA